Genomic window (Cenarchaeum symbiont of Oopsacas minuta):
GATAATACGGCTCTGCCCAAATTGCTACGAATGTAATTGCAGATATGATGGCCAAATTTGACGTGTGCGTCATACCAAAATTCACAATTTTATTCATAAGTATACCCAATATAACGGAACTAAGGGCTATAGTGATGTTGATCAGATTCAAAAATTCTGGAGATGCCGAGAGTACCTCAAATGGCAGATAATTTGTTCCCACACCTTCTACCATAGAGTTGTTCTCAAACCATCCCTTTAACATCTTGGATATGTATACCATGATGAACGGATTTACATACGCTAATATCCAAAATATTTGCAAGGCTGCCACCAACCCTTGCCGTTCATTTTTTATTTTGATCATATATCCAGTAAGTATTTCAAGGGATTGTGCACTTACATTTCCCACTTTTTCCATTTTTCCTAGCATGAAAAACGTCATACGTCCAAGCCATGAACGCATTTTAACCGTCTCTAGAGTTTTATCATTACCATGTTGTATGCATTTTGAGAGTGGCGTTCCAAAATGCAGCTGTGAAGCAATTGAGGAAATTTTTTGATCAAATATATGATTGTATTTGCGGTTCTTGGCGAGCCGGTGTATGGCTACACTGATAGGATTTCCTATCTTTCTAGACTCTGTAATATCACGTAGAAAATCTCCCAACGCTGTATTAGTGGCTTTTATTTCTACAACCGCCGTAAAAGTCAATAACGTATTTGTAAGTGCAAGAAACAGCACACCAAGTACCATTGTAGCCCATAACTGACCCAAAACAAAATATCCAAATATGACTCCGACTGCTCCTATAGGCACAGATAATAGATTAAATTTTACATTATCTGCAAATTTGGGCTGTACAGAA
Coding sequences:
- a CDS encoding putative membrane protein, with protein sequence MLLDSHTKVPDENVWYSSLVKNKHASYLSQKLSMLIHSDIRTAGIAMDSHIETAKNLGRMMLIFALGVPIAILLWIYFEQPILLLTIIIIPIVLIWPKIKLMVLISERKIKIGDEVAFFSIYAWVLQTIGGSLIDIISGIRGSKLLPHIEKEADLLSRDVGFFPENPLDVVNKRALEHPNQMLRNLFVGYVSIYKDGGDLVNYLEKTTEDLFSQLKSRFHRYEEQAKSLAILTNAIFSMMPIFLVAGMFIMTIDVLSSLTTLMFIMLPVAGVIIYMMADSVQPKFADNVKFNLLSVPIGAVGVIFGYFVLGQLWATMVLGVLFLALTNTLLTFTAVVEIKATNTALGDFLRDITESRKIGNPISVAIHRLAKNRKYNHIFDQKISSIASQLHFGTPLSKCIQHGNDKTLETVKMRSWLGRMTFFMLGKMEKVGNVSAQSLEILTGYMIKIKNERQGLVAALQIFWILAYVNPFIMVYISKMLKGWFENNSMVEGVGTNYLPFEVLSASPEFLNLINITIALSSVILGILMNKIVNFGMTHTSNLAIISAITFVAIWAEPYYPTSL